TTCGGTGCCTTGTGTTTTTCCCGCATTGTTTTAGGCATTGAGTCGCACTATGTGCGAGGAACCCGAATTCATCTCCAAGAGGTTCGAATGAACGACGAAGACCAGGACGACAAGACGAAGGAACTGCCGCTCGGCAAGGAAACGGAGGCGAATCTTTTCAAGTCGCGTTCGATCTTCATCTACGGACCGATCAATCAGGAATTGGCGCAGAAGGTCTGCTCGCAGCTCGTGGCGCTTGCCGCGGCCAGCGACGAGGACATCCGTATCTATGTCAATTCGCCCGGCGGCCACGTCGAATCCGGCGATTCCATTCATGACATGATCAAGTTCATCAAGCCGAAGGTCTGGATGATCGGCACCGGTTGGGTCGCCTCCGCCGGCGCGCTGATCTATGTCGCCACTCCGAAGGAGCGGCGCCTGTGCCTGCCGAACACGCGCTTCCTGCTGCATCAACCCTCCGGCGGCACGCGCGGAATGGCATCGGACATCGAAATCCAGGCGCGCGAGATCATCAAAATGAACGAGCGCCTGAACAGGATCATGGCAGCAGCCACCGGCCAGCCGCTCGACAAGATCGACAAGGATACGGATCGCGACTACTGGCTTTCGGCCGAAGAGGCGAAGGAGTATGGCCTCGTTTCACGGATCGTCACGTCGCAGGCCGATATCTAAGTTTTATCAGCCAAAGCTGCCAGGAACCCGCCCTTGCCTGCCGATCGCAGGTGAGGGCGTTCTGTTTTCGGATAGTGCTTGAACGGAGATGGTCTCCTATCGGCAAGGTCTGAACGGAAAGCACTGAATCCGGACTTGCGTCTGGGACAACCATCATGCTCCATGCGCCATTCCAGCAGCCTACGAGTCCCGCCATGCTCAAAGATTTTTCCGTCCAGGCCCTGTTCATGGGGCTGCTGACCGCCTTCGTCGGTTCCGCCAGCTCCTTCGCCGTCGTGCTGCACGGGTTGCAGGCGGTCGGCGCCACGGAGGTGCAGGCGGCTTCCGGGCTGATGGCATTGTCGATTTCCATGGGCGTCTGCGCGATCGTGCTCAGTGCCGTGACCCGATTGCCGGTCAGCATCGCCTGGTCGACACCGGGCGCCGCACTGCTGGCAAGCACCGGGGCGATCGAGGGCGGCTTCAATGCGGCGGTCGGGGCATTCCTGATCTGTGCTGCGCTGATTATCGTTGCTGGGCTGTTCAAGCCGCTCGGGCGAGCGGTTGCCGCCATTCCGGCACCACTCGCCAATGCGATGCTCGCCGGCGTGCTGATCGGCCTCTGCTTCGCGCCGGTGAAGGCGATCGGCTTCAATCCGCTGTTCGGCCTGCCGATCGTCGTCGCTTGGATCGTCGTCGGCGCCTTCAAGCGGCTTTGGGCGGTGCCGGCAGCACTCGCGGCCTTCGTGCTGGTGCTCGCCTTCGGCGTCGATATCCCAGACGGTGCGCTCAGCTCGCTGGAACAATCACTGGTGCCGACGGTGGAAATCGTCCGGCCGGTGTTCAATCTTGCCGGCCTCATCTCGATCGCGTTGCCGCTCTTCATCGTCACCATGGCCTCGCAGAACATTCCCGGCATCGCGGTGCTGAAGGTCAATCACTACGACCCGAAGCCCGGTCCGCTCTTTGCCGTCACCGGCTTCTTCTCGCTGCTCTCGGCGCCGTTCGGCGGCCACGCGGTCAATCTGGCTGCGATCACTGCGGCGATGTGCGCGGGGCAAGATGCCCATGCCGATCCGAAGCGGCGCTACTGGGCATCGCTGATTGCCGGCGTCGGTTATATCATCCTCGGCTTGCTTGCCGGCGCGGTGACGGCCTTCGTCGCATTGGCGCCTCCCATCCTGATCGAGGCGGTGGCGGGACTGGCGCTGGTCGGCGCCTTCTCGTCCTCGGCAATGTCGGCCTTCCAGGCTCCGGACTCACGGGAGGCGGCGGCAATCACCTTCCTCGTCACCGCCTCCGGCGTTTCCTTCGGCGGTATTTCCGGTGCCTTCTGGGGCCTG
The nucleotide sequence above comes from Rhizobium indicum. Encoded proteins:
- a CDS encoding ATP-dependent Clp protease proteolytic subunit, encoding MNDEDQDDKTKELPLGKETEANLFKSRSIFIYGPINQELAQKVCSQLVALAAASDEDIRIYVNSPGGHVESGDSIHDMIKFIKPKVWMIGTGWVASAGALIYVATPKERRLCLPNTRFLLHQPSGGTRGMASDIEIQAREIIKMNERLNRIMAAATGQPLDKIDKDTDRDYWLSAEEAKEYGLVSRIVTSQADI
- a CDS encoding benzoate/H(+) symporter BenE family transporter, with the protein product MLKDFSVQALFMGLLTAFVGSASSFAVVLHGLQAVGATEVQAASGLMALSISMGVCAIVLSAVTRLPVSIAWSTPGAALLASTGAIEGGFNAAVGAFLICAALIIVAGLFKPLGRAVAAIPAPLANAMLAGVLIGLCFAPVKAIGFNPLFGLPIVVAWIVVGAFKRLWAVPAALAAFVLVLAFGVDIPDGALSSLEQSLVPTVEIVRPVFNLAGLISIALPLFIVTMASQNIPGIAVLKVNHYDPKPGPLFAVTGFFSLLSAPFGGHAVNLAAITAAMCAGQDAHADPKRRYWASLIAGVGYIILGLLAGAVTAFVALAPPILIEAVAGLALVGAFSSSAMSAFQAPDSREAAAITFLVTASGVSFGGISGAFWGLIAGGLMLALSRLVKIWKDRAQSR